One part of the Chryseobacterium mulctrae genome encodes these proteins:
- a CDS encoding cbb3-type cytochrome c oxidase N-terminal domain-containing protein: MKTRTPISIYIAITIGITVMAFEMFAQDANYFSTPFFWALLIIITILLLIMNSIGDLVENERFSRLTEEEKQEYITDKTTPYYLKLWNSAFKKQSQAEEKDILIDHGFDGITELDNSLPKWWIGLFYFGIIFCAVYMIAFAFTDYAHPEAEYDKEAKLQLASIEEYEKNAPPINLETAKYSADYITEGEQLFKTNCVTCHADGGKGGIGPNLTDTHWINIKEKSLFKNVFWMLENGSPNNPTMRPFIKEGTITGRDAEKIASYIYHINQEKSPITGKQGGAAPQGEIAKWQE; encoded by the coding sequence ATGAAAACGAGAACACCCATATCTATATATATAGCAATAACCATAGGAATTACGGTAATGGCGTTCGAAATGTTCGCACAAGATGCCAATTATTTTTCTACCCCTTTCTTTTGGGCATTGCTGATCATCATCACCATTTTATTGCTCATCATGAATTCTATCGGAGATTTGGTAGAAAACGAAAGGTTCAGCAGACTGACAGAAGAAGAGAAACAGGAATATATTACTGATAAAACAACTCCGTATTATCTAAAACTTTGGAATTCGGCTTTCAAAAAACAATCGCAGGCTGAAGAAAAAGATATTTTGATCGATCACGGTTTCGACGGAATTACCGAACTCGACAATTCTTTACCAAAATGGTGGATCGGTCTCTTCTATTTCGGAATTATCTTCTGTGCAGTTTATATGATTGCATTTGCTTTCACAGACTATGCTCATCCCGAAGCTGAATACGACAAAGAAGCTAAATTACAGCTTGCTTCCATTGAAGAATACGAAAAAAATGCTCCGCCCATTAATTTGGAAACTGCAAAATATAGCGCAGATTATATTACAGAAGGCGAGCAATTATTTAAAACCAATTGTGTAACCTGTCATGCAGACGGTGGAAAAGGTGGCATCGGTCCAAACTTAACCGACACGCACTGGATCAACATAAAAGAGAAAAGTTTGTTTAAAAATGTTTTCTGGATGCTCGAAAACGGTTCGCCAAACAACCCAACTATGCGTCCTTTTATAAAAGAAGGTACCATTACAGGAAGAGATGCCGAAAAAATTGCATCCTATATATATCATATCAATCAGGAAAAATCTCCTATCACAGGAAAACAGGGAGGTGCGGCTCCACAAGGAGAAATCGCAAAATGGCAAGAATAA
- a CDS encoding Lrp/AsnC ligand binding domain-containing protein → MRNTEDNTSYQLDQLDKEIIYMLMDNSKSSLAYISKQVGISTTAVHQRIKKLEVAGVIENSISFLNPRKIGYKVVSYIGMFLDQPSHYPEVVKSLKEVNEVVEAHYTTGNYTIFLKVLCKDNDHLMLILSKLQKLKGVTRTETFISLEQGIYRQLKV, encoded by the coding sequence ATGAGAAACACAGAAGATAATACGAGCTATCAATTGGATCAGCTAGACAAAGAGATCATATATATGCTGATGGACAATTCTAAAAGTTCTTTGGCGTATATATCTAAACAAGTAGGGATATCTACCACTGCCGTACATCAAAGAATTAAAAAGCTTGAGGTAGCGGGAGTTATAGAGAATTCTATCTCATTTTTGAACCCAAGAAAAATAGGATACAAAGTAGTATCATACATCGGGATGTTTCTTGACCAGCCAAGTCATTATCCTGAGGTGGTAAAATCTTTGAAAGAAGTAAACGAAGTGGTAGAAGCACATTACACCACAGGAAATTATACTATTTTTCTGAAAGTCTTATGCAAAGACAACGACCATTTAATGCTGATTTTAAGCAAACTTCAGAAGCTGAAAGGCGTTACAAGAACCGAAACTTTCATATCTTTGGAACAAGGTATTTACAGACAACTGAAAGTATAA
- the ccoN gene encoding cytochrome-c oxidase, cbb3-type subunit I translates to METQKFHYDNNIVRAFLYATVVFGIIGFILGLTAALMLFYPELPEFLFGTDDTTIQSLRSGNIQGLVNSQGALGFGRIRMLHTSAVIFAFVCNSFFCGAYYSMQRLLKTRMYSDTLSWIHFWTWQIMIIAVVITFLMGINTSKEYAEHEWPIDILITFSWVIFGINMFGTIAKRRVRHLYVAIWFYIATWIAVAMLHIFNNLEVPLSFTSWKSYSAYAGVKDALVQWWYGHNAVAFVLTTPVLGLMYYFMPKAANRPVFSYKLSIIHFWSLIFVYLWAGPHHLQYTALPAWAQAVGTGFSIMLIAPSWGGMLNGLLTLRGAWDKVRDNPILKFFVVAVTCYGMATFEGPLLATKSLNKIGHYTDWVIGHVHLGALGWNGFMAFGVIYYLIPIMWKTELWSKKLANWHFWLGTLGILFYAVPMYIAGFTQGLMWKQFNPDGTLLWKNWLDTVTAIIPYFKMRFLGGLFYLSGAILMVVNVYKTIKAGSFQKNVPAEAPALANVGSSRKEGEGVHLWLERTPHLLSILAFVAIAIGGLVEIVPTLTVKSNLPTISAVKPYSPLELEGRDLYVREGCNSCHSQMIRPFRDEVTRFDGKNGQYSKAGEFVYDRPFLWGSKRTGPDLHREGARNPDSWHFKHMYNPRITSAGSIMPRFPWLITNKLDRSQMIDKMKLMKNTFDVPYTKAQIDSADRWANNQSQAIVKRIYSEATDVKDQMDKEKIAKGNDFIPMEQREIIAMIAYLQRLGTDIKTTDIKTASVD, encoded by the coding sequence ATGGAGACGCAAAAATTTCATTATGACAATAATATTGTCAGAGCATTCCTCTATGCTACTGTAGTATTCGGGATTATTGGTTTTATTTTAGGATTAACCGCAGCTTTGATGCTTTTTTATCCTGAATTGCCTGAATTTTTATTTGGAACTGACGACACAACCATTCAGAGTTTAAGAAGTGGTAATATTCAGGGGTTAGTTAATTCGCAGGGTGCTTTAGGATTTGGAAGAATCAGAATGCTTCATACGAGTGCAGTTATTTTTGCTTTTGTTTGTAATTCATTCTTCTGCGGTGCTTATTACAGTATGCAGAGACTTTTGAAAACAAGAATGTACAGCGATACTTTATCATGGATCCATTTCTGGACATGGCAAATTATGATCATCGCTGTTGTGATTACTTTCTTAATGGGGATTAACACTTCAAAAGAATATGCTGAACACGAATGGCCAATCGATATTTTGATTACTTTCTCTTGGGTAATTTTCGGAATCAATATGTTTGGAACGATTGCCAAAAGACGAGTGCGCCATTTATATGTAGCCATCTGGTTTTATATTGCAACTTGGATTGCCGTTGCAATGCTTCATATCTTCAATAATCTAGAAGTTCCGTTATCTTTTACAAGCTGGAAATCATATTCTGCTTATGCAGGAGTGAAAGACGCGTTAGTTCAATGGTGGTACGGTCATAATGCGGTTGCATTCGTTTTGACAACACCGGTTTTAGGTTTAATGTATTATTTTATGCCTAAAGCTGCCAACCGACCAGTATTTTCATACAAACTTTCTATCATTCACTTTTGGTCACTGATCTTCGTTTATCTTTGGGCAGGACCTCACCACCTTCAATATACTGCTTTACCGGCATGGGCTCAAGCGGTGGGAACAGGTTTCTCGATTATGTTGATTGCTCCATCTTGGGGTGGAATGCTGAACGGATTATTAACTTTAAGAGGAGCTTGGGATAAAGTAAGAGACAATCCTATCTTGAAATTCTTCGTAGTTGCAGTTACTTGTTATGGAATGGCAACTTTCGAAGGACCACTTTTAGCAACAAAATCTTTAAATAAAATCGGGCATTACACCGACTGGGTAATTGGTCACGTTCACTTAGGAGCTTTAGGATGGAATGGTTTCATGGCATTCGGAGTTATCTATTACCTGATCCCAATCATGTGGAAAACCGAACTTTGGTCTAAAAAATTAGCCAACTGGCATTTCTGGCTGGGAACTTTAGGAATTCTTTTCTATGCTGTTCCAATGTATATCGCCGGATTTACTCAAGGTTTGATGTGGAAACAATTCAATCCGGATGGAACTTTATTATGGAAAAACTGGCTAGATACTGTGACTGCGATTATTCCTTACTTTAAAATGAGATTCTTAGGGGGATTATTTTATCTGAGTGGAGCAATTTTAATGGTTGTAAATGTTTACAAAACAATTAAAGCAGGATCATTCCAGAAAAACGTGCCTGCAGAAGCACCTGCTTTAGCCAATGTAGGAAGCTCAAGAAAAGAAGGCGAAGGTGTACACCTTTGGTTAGAGAGAACCCCTCACCTATTATCAATATTAGCTTTTGTAGCCATTGCAATCGGTGGATTAGTAGAGATTGTTCCTACATTAACTGTAAAAAGCAACTTGCCAACGATATCTGCTGTGAAACCTTATTCACCATTAGAATTGGAAGGTAGAGATCTCTATGTAAGAGAAGGCTGTAACTCGTGTCACTCCCAAATGATAAGACCCTTCCGTGATGAAGTAACAAGATTTGACGGAAAAAACGGGCAGTATTCTAAAGCCGGGGAATTCGTTTACGACAGACCATTCCTTTGGGGATCAAAAAGAACAGGACCGGATCTTCACAGAGAAGGCGCAAGAAACCCAGATTCATGGCATTTTAAACACATGTACAACCCAAGAATTACTTCTGCAGGTTCTATTATGCCGCGTTTCCCCTGGTTGATTACCAACAAACTGGATCGTTCTCAAATGATCGATAAAATGAAACTGATGAAAAATACTTTTGATGTTCCGTACACCAAAGCACAGATAGACTCAGCAGATCGATGGGCAAATAATCAGTCACAAGCGATCGTAAAAAGAATTTATTCTGAAGCAACCGATGTAAAAGATCAAATGGACAAAGAGAAAATTGCCAAAGGAAACGATTTTATACCGATGGAACAGAGAGAGATCATCGCTATGATCGCCTATCTGCAAAGATTAGGAACAGATATCAAAACAACCGATATCAAAACAGCAAGCGTAGATTAA
- the deoC gene encoding deoxyribose-phosphate aldolase, producing the protein MINISQYLDSTYLKTPQQSGISEEETLQIVKDLAQEAIDHHIFAVMIRPDYVAEIKSFLNEKKSNVIVGTVIGFHEGIYSVDEKLAQATKAINDGADELDFVINYEAYLNGNLELVKDEFLRCTQLCIQHQKIAKWIIEIAALTDAQIADLTNNISAWAEENFNEKDLENIFVKSSTGFYQTVNGKPNGATFEGIKIMLDNAGKLPVKAAGGVRTPEDAEKMIKLGVKRIGTSSALALIKNDSSSKGGY; encoded by the coding sequence ATGATAAACATTTCTCAATATTTAGATTCGACTTATTTAAAAACTCCACAGCAATCAGGAATTTCTGAGGAAGAAACATTGCAGATTGTGAAAGATTTGGCTCAGGAAGCAATAGATCATCACATTTTTGCCGTAATGATTCGTCCTGATTATGTTGCTGAAATTAAAAGTTTTTTAAATGAAAAGAAATCTAATGTAATTGTAGGAACGGTAATTGGTTTTCACGAAGGAATATATTCTGTTGATGAAAAGCTGGCTCAAGCAACCAAGGCGATCAATGACGGAGCAGATGAATTGGATTTTGTAATTAATTATGAAGCTTATCTTAATGGAAATTTAGAGCTTGTAAAAGACGAATTTTTAAGATGTACGCAACTATGCATTCAGCATCAAAAAATTGCCAAATGGATTATTGAAATTGCAGCTTTGACAGATGCACAAATTGCAGACCTTACCAATAATATTTCAGCTTGGGCAGAAGAGAATTTTAATGAAAAAGATTTAGAAAATATTTTCGTTAAATCTTCAACAGGTTTTTATCAAACAGTAAACGGAAAACCAAACGGAGCAACCTTCGAAGGAATCAAAATAATGCTCGATAATGCGGGTAAACTTCCCGTAAAAGCTGCAGGTGGGGTAAGAACTCCGGAAGATGCAGAAAAGATGATTAAATTAGGCGTAAAAAGGATTGGAACTTCTTCCGCACTAGCTCTTATAAAAAATGATTCTTCTTCAAAAGGAGGATATTAA
- the dusB gene encoding tRNA dihydrouridine synthase DusB — MIKIGNIELPEFPLLLAPMEDVSDPPYRRLCKLHGADLMYSEFISSEGLIRDAMKSRKKLDIFDYERPVGIQIFGGDEEAMAMSARIVETVNPDLVDINFGCPVKKVVCKGAGAGVLKDVDMMVRLTKAVVSSTSLPVTVKTRLGWDSNSINIDEVAERLQETGIKALTIHARTRGQMYKGEADWEHISRIKQNPNIEIPIFGNGDIDSPEKALEYKNKYACDGIMIGRAAIGYPWIFNEIKHFFKTGENLAAPTISDRLLAVRQHAEWSAEWKGEKLGLIEMRQHYSNYFRGIPHFKDFRRKFLEVYTLEEMDAVIHETQEFYEEYQAQQA; from the coding sequence ATGATTAAAATTGGCAATATAGAACTGCCGGAATTTCCGCTTTTGTTGGCTCCGATGGAAGATGTGAGTGACCCTCCATACAGACGTTTGTGTAAATTGCATGGAGCAGATTTGATGTACTCGGAGTTTATTTCTTCTGAAGGCTTAATTCGTGATGCGATGAAAAGCAGAAAAAAACTGGATATTTTCGATTATGAAAGACCTGTAGGAATTCAGATCTTTGGTGGTGATGAAGAGGCAATGGCGATGTCTGCAAGAATTGTAGAAACTGTAAATCCTGATTTGGTAGATATTAATTTCGGATGTCCTGTAAAAAAAGTGGTTTGTAAAGGAGCCGGTGCAGGTGTTTTGAAGGATGTTGACATGATGGTTCGTTTAACGAAAGCGGTAGTGAGTTCTACAAGTCTTCCTGTAACGGTGAAAACCCGTTTGGGATGGGACAGCAATTCTATCAATATTGATGAAGTTGCCGAACGTCTTCAGGAAACAGGAATCAAGGCTTTAACCATCCATGCGAGAACGCGTGGACAAATGTATAAAGGTGAAGCAGATTGGGAACATATTTCAAGAATTAAACAAAATCCTAATATTGAGATTCCTATTTTCGGTAACGGAGATATAGATTCTCCTGAAAAAGCTTTAGAATATAAAAATAAATATGCGTGCGACGGTATTATGATCGGTCGTGCTGCAATTGGATATCCGTGGATTTTTAATGAAATAAAGCATTTTTTTAAAACAGGTGAAAACTTGGCTGCTCCAACTATTTCAGACAGATTATTAGCTGTTCGTCAACATGCTGAATGGAGTGCTGAATGGAAAGGTGAAAAGCTGGGATTAATTGAAATGAGACAACATTATAGTAATTATTTCCGTGGAATTCCACATTTTAAAGATTTCAGAAGAAAATTCTTAGAAGTATATACTTTAGAAGAAATGGATGCTGTAATTCATGAAACTCAGGAGTTTTACGAAGAATATCAAGCTCAACAAGCATAA
- the trmD gene encoding tRNA (guanosine(37)-N1)-methyltransferase TrmD — protein sequence MRIDIISVLPELMESPFQTSILKRAVDKGIVEVHFHQLRDWSINKHRQIDDEPYGGGAGMVMMIEPIDKCISELKSQREYDEIIYLTPDGETLNQRIANTLSIKNNLIFLCGHYKGIDQRVRDLHITKEISIGDFVLTGGELAACVLADSIIRLVPGVLNDEQSALTDSFQDDLLSPPIYTRPESYKGLEVPKILLSGNFAKIEEWRYEQAVKITTEKRPDLLE from the coding sequence ATGAGAATTGACATTATAAGCGTGCTTCCAGAATTAATGGAAAGCCCGTTTCAAACTTCTATTTTGAAAAGAGCAGTTGATAAAGGTATTGTAGAAGTACATTTTCATCAGTTGAGAGACTGGTCAATCAACAAACACCGCCAGATTGACGACGAGCCCTACGGTGGTGGTGCAGGAATGGTAATGATGATTGAGCCTATAGATAAATGTATTTCTGAACTTAAATCTCAGAGAGAATATGATGAAATCATTTATTTAACGCCCGATGGAGAAACTTTAAACCAAAGAATCGCCAATACTTTATCGATTAAAAACAATCTGATCTTTTTGTGCGGTCACTACAAAGGAATTGATCAGCGTGTAAGAGATTTACATATTACCAAAGAAATATCAATCGGAGATTTTGTTTTGACTGGTGGTGAATTGGCAGCTTGTGTTTTGGCAGATTCTATCATCCGTCTTGTTCCTGGAGTTTTGAATGACGAGCAAAGTGCTTTAACAGACAGTTTTCAGGACGATCTACTTTCTCCTCCCATTTATACAAGACCTGAATCTTATAAAGGATTGGAAGTTCCAAAAATACTTTTAAGTGGAAATTTCGCTAAAATAGAGGAATGGAGATACGAACAAGCTGTAAAAATCACTACAGAAAAGCGCCCCGACCTTTTAGAATAA
- a CDS encoding endonuclease/exonuclease/phosphatase family protein, producing the protein MELFAFYNVENLFLPDPPQIHKLDPTRSGLRNWDDRKYRTKLSKIAHVFRLMKEENGILPALIGLCEVSGKKVLEDLVKLDPFSSQYGIVHYNSLDERKVDVALLYDKSKVEILDSEAITFFFEIVDNRPDNYDTTRDVLFAKVKFKEEIMNVFVAHLPSKREKDINQPKRNFIMNEIHNRILNIINKDQEHVILCGDFNQNPDDENLIKILYDSTQNRVLHNPFQKLFSTKKYSTFHYKSGLLFDQIMLSDSFFKADATLSFQEAKVFNPESMSTRNKGFEGRPFRTYAGTRYLGGFSDHFPVLVAFKKN; encoded by the coding sequence ATGGAGCTTTTTGCTTTTTACAATGTTGAAAATTTATTTTTGCCCGATCCGCCGCAGATTCATAAACTCGATCCTACAAGATCAGGATTACGAAACTGGGACGACAGAAAGTACAGAACTAAACTTTCAAAAATTGCTCATGTTTTTCGTTTAATGAAGGAAGAAAACGGAATTTTGCCTGCCCTTATTGGTCTTTGTGAAGTTTCCGGAAAAAAAGTATTAGAAGATCTGGTAAAACTTGATCCTTTCAGCTCTCAATACGGAATTGTACATTATAATTCTCTTGATGAGCGAAAAGTAGACGTTGCTCTTTTATATGACAAGTCTAAAGTTGAAATCTTAGATTCTGAAGCCATTACTTTCTTTTTTGAAATCGTAGACAACAGACCCGATAACTATGACACTACAAGGGATGTACTCTTTGCAAAAGTAAAATTCAAAGAGGAAATAATGAATGTTTTTGTAGCTCACCTTCCTTCGAAGAGAGAAAAAGACATTAATCAGCCCAAAAGAAACTTTATTATGAATGAAATTCACAACAGGATTTTAAATATCATCAATAAAGATCAGGAACATGTCATTTTGTGCGGAGATTTTAATCAAAACCCGGACGATGAGAATTTAATAAAAATTCTTTATGACAGTACACAGAACAGGGTTTTACACAACCCTTTTCAAAAGCTGTTTTCAACTAAGAAATATTCTACTTTTCATTACAAATCCGGACTACTTTTTGACCAGATCATGCTATCAGATTCTTTTTTTAAAGCTGATGCAACATTATCTTTTCAGGAGGCAAAGGTTTTTAATCCTGAAAGTATGAGTACTAGAAATAAAGGTTTTGAAGGCAGACCTTTCAGAACATATGCAGGAACAAGGTATCTTGGTGGCTTTAGCGACCACTTTCCTGTTTTAGTAGCTTTCAAAAAAAATTGA
- a CDS encoding helix-turn-helix domain-containing protein — translation MKICGQNIRKMRRDRDLTQEYMAFEMGISQKAYSDIENSKVKINLEILTKISNILNIKPSEICSISHKCGTNDYEDKYNELIEYMKKNNIALPQNL, via the coding sequence ATGAAAATTTGTGGACAAAATATCAGGAAAATGCGACGCGATCGTGATCTTACCCAGGAATACATGGCATTCGAAATGGGTATTTCTCAAAAAGCATATTCTGATATCGAAAATTCAAAAGTGAAAATCAATCTGGAGATTCTCACAAAAATTTCAAACATCCTCAATATAAAACCCTCGGAAATATGCAGTATCTCTCACAAGTGTGGTACAAATGATTATGAAGACAAATACAATGAGCTTATTGAATATATGAAGAAAAATAATATCGCTTTGCCCCAAAATTTGTAA